A genome region from Thalassococcus arenae includes the following:
- the radC gene encoding RadC family protein, with protein sequence MTRGPHFSDSQAALFDFDEARKTVAAARGRQPSYIRDHRARLRERFLVGGAAALPDYELLELVLFRAIPRRDVKPLARQLLETFGDFNGVLSAPRSRLEDVPGVGEAVVTELKIVEAAAHRLAQSRVLGRPVISSWDALIDYCQAALAHGEIEQFRVLYLDRKNVLIADEAQARGTVDHVPVYPREVVKRALELNATALILLHNHPSGDPTPSRADIDMTAQVQTAAEVFGITLHDHLVIGRAATLSFRSEGLL encoded by the coding sequence ATGACACGGGGACCGCATTTTTCCGACAGCCAGGCGGCGCTGTTCGACTTCGACGAGGCGCGCAAGACCGTCGCTGCCGCGCGCGGCCGACAACCCTCCTACATCCGCGATCACCGCGCCCGCTTGCGCGAACGGTTCCTGGTCGGCGGCGCCGCCGCCCTGCCGGATTACGAATTGCTGGAACTGGTGTTGTTCCGCGCCATCCCGCGCCGCGATGTCAAGCCTCTGGCGCGGCAACTGCTTGAAACCTTTGGGGATTTCAACGGTGTCCTGTCGGCGCCCCGGTCCCGTCTCGAAGACGTGCCGGGCGTGGGCGAGGCTGTCGTCACCGAACTCAAGATCGTCGAGGCCGCGGCGCATCGGCTGGCGCAGTCGCGGGTGCTGGGCCGTCCGGTCATCAGCTCCTGGGATGCGCTGATCGACTATTGCCAGGCCGCGCTTGCCCATGGCGAGATCGAGCAGTTCCGCGTGCTTTATCTCGACCGCAAGAACGTGCTGATCGCCGACGAGGCGCAGGCGCGCGGTACCGTCGATCACGTTCCCGTCTACCCCCGCGAGGTGGTGAAACGGGCGCTGGAACTGAATGCTACCGCCTTGATACTGCTGCACAATCACCCGTCCGGCGATCCGACCCCCAGCCGCGCCGATATCGACATGACCGCCCAGGTCCAGACCGCGGCCGAGGTTTTCGGCATCACGCTGCACGACCATCTCGTCATCGGCCGCGCCGCGACGCTCAGCTTCCGCTCCGAAGGGCTGCTCTGA
- a CDS encoding substrate-binding domain-containing protein, whose protein sequence is MRVLRAAVFAALFLFSLGSALAAQDVTLRSRDGAIEVSGTLLGFDGEFYRIRSQFGELTLDGSGVTCEGPGCPSLTDFVAELQISGSATIGSVLMPALIEGFALRNGLTTERKTLDETHFTYVLANSETGKIVGRFQFRVTNTDEGFADLLADEADIVMALREIRASEVRLAEEVGLGRLTDVNRSRVLALDAMVPVVAPANPVDAISLRDLSRILSGQLTNWRELGGPDAPVTLHLRDAASGLAQGIEDRLLRNVGLMLPDDVVRHDTNAGLARAVARDPFGIGLASYSETGNTKSLVLSGSCGFQMRAARRSIKTEDYPLTSPMFLYLPARRLPALARDFLTYTRSDPAQIVIRRAGFVDQAPEEVPIDLQGDRFANAISVAADPAGFAELQRMVTTLKPMRRLTTSFRFEAGSARLDAQSRSNVQQLARSLEQRDYDGRTLVFVGFSDGQGPAEANLEIARKRAQAVREAVLEAAEDADPDQITIHTEAFGEAMPMACDDTGWGRQVNRRVEVWVR, encoded by the coding sequence ATGCGGGTATTGCGTGCGGCGGTCTTCGCCGCACTTTTCCTTTTTTCGCTCGGTTCGGCCCTGGCCGCTCAGGATGTGACCCTGCGGTCGCGCGATGGCGCGATCGAGGTCAGCGGGACGTTGCTGGGCTTCGACGGTGAATTCTATCGCATCCGGTCGCAATTCGGCGAACTGACGCTGGACGGGTCCGGCGTGACCTGCGAAGGGCCCGGCTGCCCGTCGCTGACCGATTTCGTGGCGGAACTGCAGATTTCGGGATCGGCCACGATCGGATCGGTCCTGATGCCGGCGCTGATCGAAGGCTTCGCACTGCGCAACGGCCTGACGACCGAGCGGAAAACGCTGGATGAGACCCATTTCACCTATGTTCTGGCCAATAGCGAAACCGGAAAGATCGTGGGTCGGTTCCAGTTCCGGGTGACCAATACCGACGAGGGTTTCGCCGATCTGTTGGCCGACGAGGCCGATATCGTCATGGCACTGCGCGAGATCCGCGCCTCGGAGGTCCGTCTGGCCGAGGAGGTGGGGCTGGGGCGCCTGACCGATGTCAATCGCAGCAGGGTCCTGGCGCTGGATGCGATGGTGCCGGTGGTGGCGCCAGCCAACCCGGTCGATGCGATTTCGCTGCGCGATCTGTCGCGCATCCTGTCTGGCCAACTGACCAACTGGCGCGAGTTGGGCGGGCCGGACGCGCCGGTCACGCTGCATCTGCGCGACGCCGCCTCAGGGCTGGCGCAAGGGATCGAGGACCGGCTGTTGCGCAACGTGGGTCTGATGCTGCCCGATGACGTGGTGCGGCACGATACCAATGCCGGGCTGGCGCGAGCGGTGGCGCGCGATCCGTTCGGCATCGGGCTGGCCAGCTACTCGGAGACGGGAAACACGAAATCTCTTGTCTTATCAGGGAGTTGCGGATTTCAGATGCGGGCGGCGCGGCGCAGCATCAAGACCGAGGACTATCCGCTGACTTCCCCAATGTTTCTTTACCTGCCCGCACGCAGGTTGCCGGCGCTGGCACGCGACTTCCTGACCTACACGCGATCCGACCCCGCGCAGATCGTGATCCGGCGCGCCGGCTTTGTCGACCAGGCGCCCGAGGAGGTGCCCATCGATCTGCAGGGCGACCGGTTCGCAAACGCGATCTCGGTGGCCGCGGACCCGGCCGGGTTCGCCGAGTTGCAGCGCATGGTCACCACGCTGAAACCGATGCGGCGGCTGACCACATCGTTCCGCTTCGAGGCGGGATCGGCGCGGCTGGATGCGCAGTCGCGATCGAACGTCCAGCAATTGGCACGGTCGCTGGAGCAGCGGGATTACGACGGGCGGACCCTTGTTTTCGTTGGGTTTTCCGATGGCCAGGGACCGGCGGAGGCCAACCTGGAGATCGCCCGCAAACGCGCGCAGGCGGTGCGCGAGGCAGTGCTGGAAGCGGCCGAGGACGCAGACCCGGACCAGATCACCATCCACACCGAAGCCTTCGGCGAGGCGATGCCGATGGCCTGCGACGACACCGGCTGGGGCCGTCAGGTCAACCGGCGGGTCGAAGTCTGGGTGCGCTGA
- a CDS encoding translocase, protein MALLQNLKTYALAAGTLAVALGLGAYMQFSAAKPSDSAGQTNTPPLAVTSVTPTSTALAVPEMPAEQPALTDLPETPVATAASVDVPIEPSLPAQTQPQALACAVEMTAQATAGAQVDLSITAPCHGSERVTLHHNGMMVTDTMQPDGTLSLRIPALAEQAVFIAAFNDGEGAMATAEVSSLPFYDRVVLQWKGEAGLQLHAREFGADYFGEGHVWAASTGDLAATARGESGFLTRLGTSNAPEALLAEIYSFPAGTAQRVGEIAVSVEAEITAANCDTTVEAQTLELRGENGLRVHDLTLEMPGCDGVGDFLVLKNVVEDLKIASN, encoded by the coding sequence ATGGCTCTGCTGCAAAACCTCAAGACATATGCGCTGGCCGCAGGCACCCTGGCCGTGGCGTTGGGCCTTGGCGCCTACATGCAATTCTCGGCGGCCAAGCCATCCGACTCGGCCGGACAGACGAATACCCCGCCGCTCGCCGTCACCTCGGTGACGCCGACCTCGACTGCCCTCGCCGTTCCCGAAATGCCGGCGGAACAACCCGCGCTGACGGATTTGCCGGAAACACCGGTCGCCACCGCCGCTTCGGTCGACGTTCCGATCGAACCTTCGCTGCCCGCGCAAACGCAACCCCAGGCACTGGCCTGCGCGGTCGAGATGACCGCCCAGGCCACAGCCGGTGCCCAGGTCGATCTGTCGATCACGGCACCCTGCCACGGCAGCGAACGGGTGACATTGCACCATAACGGCATGATGGTCACCGACACGATGCAGCCTGACGGCACCTTGTCGCTGCGCATCCCCGCGCTGGCCGAACAGGCTGTCTTCATCGCCGCGTTCAATGATGGCGAAGGTGCGATGGCAACGGCCGAGGTCAGCTCGCTGCCGTTCTACGATCGTGTCGTTCTGCAGTGGAAAGGCGAAGCCGGTTTGCAGCTTCATGCTCGCGAATTCGGCGCCGACTATTTCGGCGAAGGCCATGTCTGGGCTGCATCCACCGGCGACCTGGCCGCCACCGCGCGCGGCGAAAGCGGCTTTCTGACCCGGCTGGGAACGAGCAATGCGCCCGAGGCGCTGCTGGCAGAAATCTACAGCTTTCCTGCCGGCACAGCGCAGCGCGTCGGCGAAATCGCGGTTTCGGTCGAGGCCGAGATCACCGCGGCGAACTGCGACACCACTGTCGAGGCCCAGACCCTGGAACTGCGCGGCGAAAACGGGTTGCGGGTGCATGACCTGACGCTCGAGATGCCCGGTTGCGACGGCGTCGGGGATTTTCTGGTGTTGAAAAACGTTGTCGAAGACCTGAAAATCGCGTCCAACTGA
- the secA gene encoding preprotein translocase subunit SecA, with product MLGKIARKVFGSPNDRKVKATRPLVEKINALEAEFEKFDDAGLIAKTEALKARVAEGAKLDDILPEAFANCREAAKRALGLRAFDVQLMGGIFLHQGNIAEMKTGEGKTLVATFPAYLNALNGRGVHIVTVNDYLARRDAEWMGKVYRALGMTCGVVYPQQPEQEKRDAYACDITYATNNELGFDYLRDNMKSELSQMFQRDHHFAIVDEVDSILIDEARTPLIISGPAQDRSELYVAIDKLIPDLTDEHYSLDEKTRNVTFTDEGNEFLEENLHARGLLAEGQSLYDPESTTVVHHVNQGLRAHKLFQKDKDYIVRDGDVVLIDEFTGRMMPGRRLSDGLHQAIEAKEGCNIQPENVTLASVTFQNYFRLYEKLAGMTGTASTEAEEFQQIYGLGVVEVPTNLPVARIDEDDAVYRTAREKYEAIVEKIKEAHANGQPVLVGTTSIEKSEMLSQMLTAAKLTHNVLNARQHEQEAQIVADAGKLGAITIATNMAGRGTDIKLGGNVEFKVMEAIAADPEGDPEEIRRRIEDAHKADEQAVKDAGGLFVLATERHESRRIDNQLRGRSGRQGDPGKSSFYLSLEDDLMRIFGSERLDKVLSTLGMKEGEAIVHPWVNKSLERAQAKVEGRNFDIRKQLLKFDDVMNDQRKVIFAQRREIMEAEDLSEVTEDMRNEVIDDLVDTYAPPKTYAEQWNMQGLYAAVMEQLGVDLPIIAWGDEDGVDQDVIRERLEDETAKYMAEKAEAFGPETMRQIEKQVLLQTIDGKWREHLLTLEHLRSVVGFRGYAQRDPLNEYKNEAFQLFESMLDSLRAEVTQKLAQVRPMTQEEQQALMQKLAQQQAAMQQRAAGAAPTRPATPDAPAQPASADAGAGAALAVAEPLVDGFDETDPATWGNPGRNDPCPCGSGKKFKHCHGRLA from the coding sequence ATGCTGGGAAAAATCGCGCGCAAGGTGTTCGGCAGCCCGAATGACCGCAAGGTCAAGGCCACCCGCCCGCTGGTCGAGAAGATCAACGCGCTGGAAGCCGAGTTCGAGAAGTTCGACGATGCCGGCCTGATCGCCAAGACCGAAGCACTCAAGGCGCGGGTTGCCGAAGGGGCCAAGCTGGACGACATCCTGCCCGAAGCCTTCGCCAATTGTCGCGAAGCCGCCAAGCGGGCGCTTGGCCTGCGCGCCTTCGACGTGCAGCTGATGGGTGGCATCTTTCTGCACCAGGGCAACATCGCCGAGATGAAGACCGGCGAAGGCAAGACGCTGGTCGCCACATTCCCGGCCTATCTGAACGCGCTGAACGGCCGCGGCGTGCATATCGTCACGGTGAACGACTATCTTGCCCGCCGCGACGCGGAGTGGATGGGCAAGGTCTATCGCGCCCTCGGCATGACTTGTGGAGTCGTCTATCCGCAGCAGCCCGAGCAGGAAAAGCGCGACGCCTATGCGTGCGACATCACCTATGCCACCAACAACGAACTGGGCTTCGACTACCTGCGCGACAACATGAAGTCGGAACTCAGTCAGATGTTCCAGCGCGACCACCATTTCGCGATCGTCGACGAAGTGGACAGCATCCTGATCGACGAGGCGCGGACCCCGCTGATCATCTCGGGCCCGGCGCAGGACCGAAGCGAGCTGTATGTCGCGATCGACAAGCTGATCCCCGACCTGACCGACGAGCACTATTCGCTGGACGAAAAGACCCGCAACGTGACCTTCACCGACGAGGGCAACGAGTTCCTCGAGGAAAACCTGCACGCTCGCGGCCTTCTGGCCGAAGGACAATCGCTGTACGACCCCGAAAGCACGACGGTGGTGCACCACGTCAACCAGGGCCTGCGTGCGCACAAGTTGTTCCAGAAGGACAAGGATTACATCGTCCGCGACGGCGATGTGGTGCTGATCGACGAATTCACCGGCCGCATGATGCCGGGCCGCCGCCTGTCGGACGGTCTGCACCAGGCCATCGAGGCCAAGGAAGGCTGCAACATCCAGCCCGAGAACGTGACGCTGGCCAGCGTGACCTTTCAGAACTACTTCCGCCTCTATGAAAAACTGGCCGGCATGACCGGCACTGCGTCGACCGAGGCCGAGGAATTCCAGCAGATCTACGGGCTGGGCGTGGTCGAGGTGCCGACCAACCTGCCGGTTGCCCGGATCGACGAGGACGACGCCGTCTACCGCACCGCGCGCGAGAAATACGAAGCCATCGTCGAAAAGATCAAGGAAGCGCATGCCAACGGTCAGCCGGTGCTGGTGGGTACCACATCCATCGAGAAATCCGAGATGCTGAGCCAGATGCTGACCGCCGCCAAGCTCACGCATAACGTCCTGAATGCCCGTCAGCACGAGCAGGAGGCGCAGATCGTCGCCGATGCCGGCAAGCTGGGCGCGATCACCATCGCCACGAACATGGCTGGCCGCGGCACCGACATCAAGCTGGGTGGCAATGTCGAGTTCAAGGTGATGGAAGCCATCGCCGCCGACCCCGAAGGCGACCCCGAGGAAATCCGCCGCCGCATCGAAGACGCGCACAAGGCCGACGAACAGGCGGTCAAGGATGCGGGCGGGCTGTTCGTCTTGGCCACCGAACGCCACGAAAGCCGCCGGATCGACAACCAGTTGCGCGGCCGGTCGGGCCGCCAGGGCGACCCGGGAAAATCGTCGTTCTACCTGTCTCTGGAAGACGACCTGATGCGCATCTTCGGTTCGGAACGGCTGGACAAGGTGCTCTCGACGCTGGGCATGAAGGAAGGCGAGGCGATCGTGCACCCCTGGGTGAACAAGTCGCTGGAACGCGCGCAGGCCAAGGTTGAAGGACGCAACTTCGACATCCGCAAGCAGCTGCTCAAGTTCGACGACGTGATGAATGACCAGCGCAAGGTGATCTTTGCACAGCGCCGCGAGATCATGGAGGCCGAAGACCTGTCCGAGGTCACCGAGGACATGCGCAACGAGGTGATCGACGATCTGGTCGACACCTACGCGCCGCCCAAGACCTATGCGGAACAGTGGAACATGCAGGGGCTCTACGCCGCCGTGATGGAGCAGTTGGGCGTCGATCTGCCGATCATCGCCTGGGGAGACGAGGACGGCGTGGACCAGGACGTGATCCGCGAGCGGCTCGAAGACGAAACCGCCAAGTACATGGCCGAAAAGGCCGAGGCATTCGGCCCAGAGACAATGCGCCAGATCGAAAAGCAGGTTCTGCTGCAGACCATCGATGGCAAGTGGCGCGAACACCTGCTGACGCTCGAGCACCTGCGCTCGGTCGTGGGCTTCCGCGGATACGCCCAACGCGATCCGCTGAACGAATACAAGAACGAAGCCTTCCAGCTGTTCGAATCGATGCTGGATAGCCTGCGCGCCGAGGTGACGCAAAAGCTGGCGCAGGTCCGTCCGATGACCCAGGAAGAACAGCAGGCATTGATGCAGAAGTTGGCGCAGCAGCAGGCGGCAATGCAGCAGCGTGCCGCCGGTGCCGCTCCGACACGGCCCGCCACACCCGATGCACCCGCGCAACCGGCTTCGGCAGATGCAGGGGCCGGAGCCGCACTGGCGGTAGCCGAACCGCTGGTCGACGGTTTCGACGAAACCGACCCGGCAACCTGGGGCAATCCCGGCCGGAACGATCCCTGCCCCTGCGGATCGGGGAAGAAATTCAAGCATTGCCACGGCCGCCTGGCCTGA
- a CDS encoding peptidylprolyl isomerase encodes MQKPLMTLAATAVALVLALPAAAQDEANAETVVATVNGKDITLGHLIIVRTALPEQYQQLPDDVLWDGILEQLIQQEVMAQDPTAADTKRVTLALENERRQLLAAEVVAKLAVEAASEDALRAAYQAQYVDAEQPMEFNASHILVETEDEAKALVESLNGGADFAELAKEKSTGPSGPNGGALGWFGPGMMVPPFQEAVEAMEPGTISGPVQTQFGWHVIRLNETRQTEAPAFDEVREQLISEVQEKAVSQRIESLLGAAEITKTTAADTDPSLLNKVELLED; translated from the coding sequence ATGCAGAAACCCCTCATGACCCTGGCCGCCACGGCGGTCGCACTGGTGCTGGCCCTTCCGGCCGCGGCCCAGGACGAAGCCAATGCCGAAACCGTGGTCGCCACCGTCAACGGGAAAGACATCACCCTGGGCCACCTGATCATCGTGCGCACGGCGCTGCCCGAACAATACCAGCAACTGCCCGATGACGTGCTGTGGGACGGTATTCTGGAGCAGCTGATCCAGCAGGAGGTCATGGCCCAGGATCCGACCGCGGCCGACACCAAGCGCGTGACCCTCGCGCTGGAAAACGAACGCCGGCAATTGCTGGCCGCCGAGGTTGTGGCCAAGCTTGCCGTCGAAGCGGCCAGCGAAGACGCGCTGCGCGCGGCCTACCAGGCGCAGTATGTCGACGCCGAGCAGCCGATGGAGTTCAACGCATCGCATATCCTGGTGGAAACCGAGGACGAGGCCAAGGCGCTGGTCGAGTCGCTGAACGGCGGTGCCGATTTCGCGGAGCTGGCCAAGGAAAAATCCACCGGACCGTCCGGCCCCAACGGCGGTGCGCTTGGCTGGTTCGGCCCCGGCATGATGGTGCCGCCATTCCAGGAAGCCGTCGAAGCGATGGAGCCGGGCACGATCTCGGGGCCGGTTCAGACGCAGTTCGGCTGGCATGTCATCCGCCTGAACGAAACCCGCCAGACCGAGGCGCCGGCGTTTGACGAAGTGCGCGAGCAACTGATCAGCGAAGTCCAGGAAAAGGCGGTTTCGCAACGGATCGAGTCGCTGCTGGGCGCAGCCGAAATCACCAAGACGACGGCGGCCGATACCGACCCGTCGCTGCTCAACAAGGTCGAGCTTCTGGAGGACTAA
- the argJ gene encoding bifunctional glutamate N-acetyltransferase/amino-acid acetyltransferase ArgJ encodes MAKTYQRSPLAPDTFPDLPVIDGLRLATAEAGVRYAGRRDVLLAVLSPGTTMAGVFTRSATRSANVLDCQAKIGADSDAGAAIVVNSGNSNAFTGKAGDGSVAAICQAVAERTGLPASRVFTSSTGVIGERLPHDRIIAKLDALLGALDPAKIDEAAQAIMTTDTFPKGASATVEIGGKPVRIAGIAKGSGMIAPDMATMLVYIFTDARIARADLQPMLNRLTDLTFNNITVDSDTSTSDTLLLAATGASGVDVTGHAVFEDALHAVMLDLAHQVVKDGEGATKFVTVRVTGAASDADARVHALSIANSPLIKTAIAGEDPNWGRVVMAIGKSGAAADRDTLSIRFGDILVAENGWVAESYKEADGAAYMKNQSLTIHADIGLGQGQATVWTCDLTHGYISINADYRS; translated from the coding sequence TTGGCCAAGACCTATCAGCGGTCGCCCCTGGCGCCGGACACTTTCCCAGACCTTCCCGTGATAGACGGGCTGCGTCTTGCCACCGCCGAAGCCGGTGTGCGCTATGCCGGCAGACGCGACGTGCTGCTTGCTGTCCTGTCGCCCGGGACGACGATGGCGGGAGTTTTCACCCGCTCGGCGACGCGGTCGGCGAATGTGCTGGATTGCCAGGCCAAGATCGGTGCGGACAGCGATGCGGGCGCGGCGATCGTCGTGAACTCGGGCAATTCCAATGCTTTCACCGGCAAGGCAGGGGATGGGTCGGTCGCGGCGATCTGCCAGGCGGTGGCCGAGCGCACCGGCCTGCCGGCATCGCGCGTCTTCACCTCGTCCACCGGTGTGATCGGCGAACGCCTGCCGCATGACCGCATCATCGCCAAGCTGGATGCGCTGCTGGGTGCGCTGGACCCCGCCAAGATCGACGAGGCCGCACAGGCCATCATGACCACCGACACCTTTCCCAAAGGCGCCTCGGCCACGGTCGAGATCGGCGGCAAGCCGGTCAGGATCGCGGGTATCGCCAAGGGGTCGGGCATGATCGCGCCGGACATGGCGACGATGCTGGTCTACATCTTCACCGATGCAAGGATCGCGCGTGCCGACCTGCAACCCATGCTGAACCGGCTGACCGATCTGACCTTCAACAACATCACCGTGGACAGCGACACGTCGACGTCGGACACGCTGCTGCTGGCGGCCACCGGCGCCTCGGGTGTCGATGTGACCGGTCACGCGGTTTTCGAGGATGCGCTGCATGCGGTGATGCTGGATCTGGCCCATCAGGTGGTGAAGGATGGCGAAGGCGCGACGAAATTCGTCACCGTGCGTGTCACCGGGGCCGCGAGCGATGCCGACGCGCGCGTCCATGCCTTGTCCATCGCGAATTCGCCTCTGATCAAGACCGCGATCGCGGGAGAGGACCCGAATTGGGGCCGCGTCGTGATGGCCATCGGCAAGTCGGGCGCCGCAGCCGATCGCGACACGCTGTCGATCCGGTTCGGCGATATCCTGGTCGCGGAAAACGGTTGGGTGGCAGAGAGTTACAAGGAAGCTGACGGTGCGGCCTACATGAAGAACCAGAGCCTGACGATCCATGCCGATATCGGTCTGGGGCAGGGTCAGGCCACCGTCTGGACATGTGACCTGACCCACGGTTACATCTCGATCAACGCCGATTACCGGTCGTGA
- the mutT gene encoding 8-oxo-dGTP diphosphatase MutT, protein MKTVLVSAVALIDRDGRVLLAQRPEGKSMAGLWEFPGGKVEPGETPEAALIRELEEELGINTWASCLAPLTFASHSYDDFHLLMPLFACRKWEGIPQSREGQSLSWARVGELRDYPMPPADIPLIPILRDWL, encoded by the coding sequence ATGAAGACCGTTCTCGTTTCTGCCGTGGCGCTGATCGACCGTGACGGACGCGTGTTGCTGGCGCAACGCCCCGAAGGCAAGTCGATGGCCGGTCTGTGGGAATTTCCCGGCGGCAAGGTCGAGCCGGGCGAAACCCCCGAAGCCGCGCTGATCCGTGAACTGGAAGAAGAACTGGGCATCAACACCTGGGCGTCCTGCCTCGCGCCGCTGACCTTTGCCTCGCACAGTTACGACGATTTCCACCTTCTGATGCCGCTGTTCGCCTGCCGAAAATGGGAAGGAATCCCGCAGTCGCGCGAAGGGCAAAGCCTGTCCTGGGCCCGTGTGGGGGAATTGCGTGACTACCCGATGCCGCCGGCCGATATCCCGCTGATCCCGATCCTGCGCGATTGGCTGTGA